The stretch of DNA CGTCATGGTGCCTGTGCGAAAATCGTTAAGGAGAAGCGCGCCGCCCGTGGCCTGTAAGCCGGGTACGGGGGAAACCGGGCGGCGCGCATCAGGGGAATGCAGGTGCCGGAAGAGCGTGACAGGTACCGTCTCCGGGCGGTGCAACACGGTTGTGCTGCTGTTCCGGACAGACCTGTCACGCCTTTTGGGTTATCGTTTGAGGGAGATGGCTTCCTGCAGCATGGAGTCGGCCGTGGTGATGATCTTGGCGTTGGCCGAGTACCCGCGCTGCGTGGTGATGAGGCGGACCATCTCGGTGGACATGTCCACGTTGGATTGTTCCAGCGTGTTGGAGGCAATGGTGCCGTAGCTGGACGAGTTGGCCCTGCCGATACGGGCGGAGCCGGAATCGGAGCCTTCCGTATACAGGGTGCCGCCTTGCAGGATGAGCCCCTGCGGGTTGTTGAAGTCCGCAAGGCCCAGCACGAACAGGTCAACGATCTGCCCGTTTGAGTACTGGCCGCTGATAACGCCGTCGCGGCTGACCTCTATGCCCTGCAGGTAGCCGGTGGCATAGCCGTCCTGACTCTGGTCATAGGTGGAAGAGGCGGATGCGTATGCGGTGCTGGCTCCGGCAATCAGTTCCGGCGAGTCGAAGGTGTCGATGGCGCTGAAGTTGTTGCCTATGGCGGCGGCGTTGGACACCATGCCGGCGGCCCAGCCGGTGCCTTCGTTCCGCAGGCCCAGATTGAGTTCAATGTTGTGGGCGGCGGTGGCATCCGGGGTGCTCGCATTGGGCGAACCGGAGAAGTTGGCCGTGAAAACGGGGTAGCCGTCTTCCGAGAACTCTGCCGGTGTCCAGTTGGCAAGGTCGTGCAGATCGCCCGTGGCAGTGGAGCCGAGGGTGAACGCCGTCATGCCCTGCATGATGCCGGAAGAATTGAAGGTGAGCGTGCCGGTCATGAGCAGGCCTGCTGCAGACGTGGTGTTGAGCTTCTGGCCGTCGATGATACGGCCGTCGTCGGCGGGGTCGCAGGTGACCACATATTCCCATACCTGCGAGCCACCGGCCTGGCTTGCCACGGCATCATCGCTGACCTTGTCGAAGTATACAGTCAGCTCATGGGCTGTTCCGGCTTCGTCATAGACAGTCATGGTGGTCTGGTAGCTGTACTGGCTGTCGCCCATGGGGCTCTCTGCCTGTCCGTCCCAGTCGTTGAAGACGGAGAAGAACGGATCGGCGGCATCGTTGTTCTTGTCTTCGGCAGCCTTGTTCAGGTTGACGGACAGGAAGACCGAAGACGTGGCCGAGGGCGGCGACTGGTATGAGGTAAGCTGCAGCGACGAGAGCGCGCCCTGTGTCTGCACCACGCCGTTGGCCTTGGTGGAGGCCGCATCCCAGCCCTGCACACGATAACCGTGTGCATCAACAAGGTAGCCGTACTGGTCGAACTGGAAGTTGCCCGCACGGGTGTAATACCGCTCGCCCGTGTTGGGGTTGTTGACCATGAAGAAGCCGTTGCCGCCGATGGCCACAGCCGTATCGCTGGTAGAGGACTCATACGAGCCCTGCGAGAAACTCTGGTAAATGGACGCCACAGTCGCGCCGTGACCAACCTGGCTGAGTCCGTTGGACGTGGAAACGGTGGAGTAGAACACGTCCTCGAACTGTGTGGTGGCCGATTTGTAGCCGATGGTGCTGGAGTTCGCGAGGTTGTTGCCTATGACCGACATAGCCTGACTGTGTACCGTCAGGCCGGAGATGCCCGCGTACATGGAACCGCTGATGCTCATGATGATGCCTCCCGGTGTGACGGGTTACTGAAGGGTTTCGGAATCTTCCGAATCTGAGGAGCCTGAGCCGGAATCTGACGAACCGGAGGAGCCGACAATCTTGCTGACGTACATGAGCTCGACAGTGCGGCCGTCGCCCAGTTCAAGCACCGTGGTGCCGTTGGAGCTGGAGATGCCTGTTACGGTGCCGGAAACCTCAGAGGCCACGTAGACGCTTTCGCCGTCGGCGTCGTAGGCTTCAAAGCCCACGGTGTAGGTGCCGTTGGCGGCCTTGCTGCCGTTGGTCTTGAGCCCGTTCCACGTGAAGGTGGTTTCTTCGCCGCCTTCAGCGGAGCCGAGGTCCACAGTGGCAACCACGTCGCCGTCTTCGTTGTAGATGTGCGCCTTGATCGATTCGCAGTCGCTGGCGGGAGTGAGGTAGACGTCTGTGCAGCCCGAGTCGCTCTTGGAAATGGAGTAGCCCGCGGCAACGATTTCCTTGCCGATGTAAGACACTGCACTGTTCACAGTGAGCATGCTCAGGGCGCTGATGGCGGAGGTCATGCTCTCGTTCATGGTCTGCAGCTCTTCAAGGCTGGAGAACTGGGCGAGCTCCGCAATCATTTCGGCATCCTCTACGGGGTTCAGGGGGTCCTGATTCTGCATCTGCGCCAGCAGCAGGGTCAGGAAATCTGCCTGCCCAAGCTCTGAAGAAGCGCTTTCCGTAGTGGCTGCGTATGACGCATTGTTGTATGTTGTTGCGTCAATGTATGACATGTCTTACCTCTCAGGCCGTTGATGTAACTACATTGTTTCCCGAATGCAGATGCGCAGTTCGAGAATGTCTGTTCTGCAGTCTCGGCATGCCGCCATGTGATTTTCAAAACTTTTTCTGAGTTTTGCAGGGAGCATTTTGTCAATGTAACCGGCTACATCGTTGTAGCCGGGGCAAAAAGTTGAATTTCTGGATAATCCTTCATCCATGGACCCGCCCCACATTTCAATTCCGGAATCATAAAGAGAGTGCTTGTTCTTCATGAAGGCGTTCCTGTTTGTTTGAATTCGTTTGTTATAGATACGAGTGGGGGAGTGCTGTTTATCCATTAAGAAATGGTAATGTATTGCAAATGTATGCAATGCTTTGTTGTGCTTTCTTGTGGAATGCAAAGCAGCGTAAAGAAGAAGGGGTTGGGAGTTGGGGAATGCTGCAGAATGCTCGGAATGTTGCGGAGGGCAGCATGTGCCAAGGCGATATTAGAGAAGAGCGGGTGTTGCTGAGAGCTGCGTGTTGCCAGCTTTGTCAGGGATAAGGAGAGGGCTGCGGGAAGACAGGACAAGCCGGACAGAAACGGGAGCGCCCGCCGGAATGACCCGAAGACATAAAAAAGGGCCCGAACATGTGTTCGGGCCCTTTCAGGGGAATGACAAACCGTTGTTTTCAGTAAAACCTTATCCCCGTTAAGCTGGGGCGGAAGCCAAAAAACAGAATCTCATCGCTTGCGCGGGGTGCAGGGGGATCATCCCCTGCTCGTCGAAGACAAAAAACTCAAAACAGTTCAGCCAGCGGCAGGCTCGAAATATGGCTGCCGTGCTACCCCAGTTCCTGCTCGGTGCGGCTGATAATTTCTTCCTGATGGTCGGCATCCAGATCGACAAAGTAGTCGCTGTAGCCCGCCACGCGTACGAGCAGGTTGCGGTATTCATCCGGAGTTGCCTGTGCCTTGCGCAGGGTCTCCGTATCCACCACGTTGAACTGGATGTGATGGCCGTTCATGGCAAAGTATGAGCGGATGAGCCTGACGAGCTTGTCGAGATCTGCGTCACCGGCGAGCACGCTGGGCAGGAACCGCTGGTTCAGCAGGGTGCCGCCGGACTTTATCTGGTCCATCTTGCTCAGCGATTTCACCACCGCTGTGGGGCCGTTGCGGTCTGCCCCGTGCGAGGGCGAGGTGCCATCGGATTCGGGCAGTTGGGCATAGCGACCGTTGGGCGTTGCTCCCAGCATCTTGCCGAAATAGACATGGCAGGTGGTGGAGAGCATGTTCAGGTGGTACACGCTGCCCTTGGTGTTGGGCTTGCCGTCTATGGTGTTGTAGAGCGAATCGTACACACGGCGCATGATGTTGTCTGCGCGGTCGTCGTCGTTGC from Desulfovibrio subterraneus encodes:
- a CDS encoding flagellar hook protein FlgE, yielding MSISGSMYAGISGLTVHSQAMSVIGNNLANSSTIGYKSATTQFEDVFYSTVSTSNGLSQVGHGATVASIYQSFSQGSYESSTSDTAVAIGGNGFFMVNNPNTGERYYTRAGNFQFDQYGYLVDAHGYRVQGWDAASTKANGVVQTQGALSSLQLTSYQSPPSATSSVFLSVNLNKAAEDKNNDAADPFFSVFNDWDGQAESPMGDSQYSYQTTMTVYDEAGTAHELTVYFDKVSDDAVASQAGGSQVWEYVVTCDPADDGRIIDGQKLNTTSAAGLLMTGTLTFNSSGIMQGMTAFTLGSTATGDLHDLANWTPAEFSEDGYPVFTANFSGSPNASTPDATAAHNIELNLGLRNEGTGWAAGMVSNAAAIGNNFSAIDTFDSPELIAGASTAYASASSTYDQSQDGYATGYLQGIEVSRDGVISGQYSNGQIVDLFVLGLADFNNPQGLILQGGTLYTEGSDSGSARIGRANSSSYGTIASNTLEQSNVDMSTEMVRLITTQRGYSANAKIITTADSMLQEAISLKR
- a CDS encoding flagellar hook assembly protein FlgD, encoding MSYIDATTYNNASYAATTESASSELGQADFLTLLLAQMQNQDPLNPVEDAEMIAELAQFSSLEELQTMNESMTSAISALSMLTVNSAVSYIGKEIVAAGYSISKSDSGCTDVYLTPASDCESIKAHIYNEDGDVVATVDLGSAEGGEETTFTWNGLKTNGSKAANGTYTVGFEAYDADGESVYVASEVSGTVTGISSSNGTTVLELGDGRTVELMYVSKIVGSSGSSDSGSGSSDSEDSETLQ
- a CDS encoding zf-HC2 domain-containing protein translates to MKNKHSLYDSGIEMWGGSMDEGLSRNSTFCPGYNDVAGYIDKMLPAKLRKSFENHMAACRDCRTDILELRICIRETM